A portion of the Corallincola holothuriorum genome contains these proteins:
- the cutA gene encoding divalent-cation tolerance protein CutA, whose amino-acid sequence MPSAEKNVTEQRKQITAKLVLSTCPDVEHAQRIASCLVAERLAACVNLIPQMQSIYRWQDKIEQTNEVQLLIKSDHGTLSDLEARLTELHPYDVPEFLVVTIEDGSADYLAWLGQCLQRDTK is encoded by the coding sequence GTGCCATCAGCAGAAAAAAACGTCACCGAACAGCGAAAGCAAATCACCGCCAAACTGGTCTTATCTACGTGCCCGGACGTTGAACATGCACAACGGATCGCGAGCTGTCTGGTAGCAGAACGCCTGGCTGCCTGTGTCAATCTTATTCCGCAAATGCAGTCTATTTATCGTTGGCAGGATAAGATCGAGCAAACCAATGAGGTACAGTTGCTTATTAAAAGTGACCACGGCACTCTGTCGGATCTCGAGGCACGGCTGACGGAGCTGCATCCCTACGACGTACCCGAATTTTTGGTGGTAACCATCGAAGATGGTAGCGCCGATTACCTGGCCTGGTTAGGCCAATGTTTACAGAGAGACACAAAATAA
- a CDS encoding FxsA family protein, producing the protein MAFVLFLMFILIPILEVSVIIQVGSVLGVMPTVALMILSAMIGASLVRSQGVATLMSVRQKMAQGQMPSTEIVEGLLLLVAGVLLVTPGFVTDIVGILILTAPLRKLVALALIKRFQFQVVNAAAPGGAYYAHGRPGFDSSAASANEPLNSTSTESSDRRGHVIDGEFERKD; encoded by the coding sequence TTGGCGTTTGTTCTTTTTTTGATGTTTATTCTTATCCCGATCCTTGAAGTTAGCGTCATTATCCAAGTGGGCAGCGTATTGGGTGTGATGCCCACGGTTGCACTGATGATCCTTTCAGCAATGATTGGCGCCTCACTCGTGCGCAGCCAGGGGGTTGCTACGCTGATGTCGGTGCGGCAAAAAATGGCTCAGGGCCAGATGCCCAGCACCGAGATTGTTGAAGGCCTGCTGTTATTGGTTGCCGGCGTGCTGCTGGTTACGCCTGGCTTTGTCACCGACATCGTCGGTATCCTTATCCTGACGGCACCACTGCGTAAGTTGGTTGCGTTGGCATTGATCAAGCGCTTCCAGTTTCAGGTGGTCAATGCAGCGGCGCCTGGCGGGGCTTACTATGCCCATGGCCGACCAGGGTTTGACTCATCGGCGGCCAGCGCCAATGAACCTCTGAATTCGACATCTACAGAGTCGAGTGACCGCCGTGGTCATGTGATTGACGGCGAGTTCGAAAGAAAAGATTAG
- a CDS encoding co-chaperone GroES produces MTIRPLQDRVVVKRLEEESTSAGGIVLTGSAAEKSSKGEVVAVGAGRTLDNGDTRAVAVNVGDTVLFGGYVEKAHKVDGQELLIMKEDNVLAVIEA; encoded by the coding sequence ATGACTATCCGTCCATTACAAGACCGTGTTGTGGTTAAACGTTTGGAAGAAGAATCTACGTCAGCAGGCGGTATTGTCCTGACTGGCAGTGCTGCTGAAAAGTCCAGCAAAGGTGAAGTTGTAGCAGTAGGCGCTGGCCGCACCCTTGATAACGGTGACACTCGTGCCGTTGCCGTGAACGTTGGTGACACAGTTCTGTTCGGTGGTTACGTCGAAAAAGCCCACAAAGTTGATGGTCAGGAGTTACTGATCATGAAAGAAGACAACGTACTGGCAGTGATTGAAGCGTAA
- the groL gene encoding chaperonin GroEL (60 kDa chaperone family; promotes refolding of misfolded polypeptides especially under stressful conditions; forms two stacked rings of heptamers to form a barrel-shaped 14mer; ends can be capped by GroES; misfolded proteins enter the barrel where they are refolded when GroES binds): MAAKEVKFGEDARVKMLAGVNVLANAVKVTLGPKGRNVVLDKSFGAPTVTKDGVSVAKEIELEDKFENMGAQMVKEVSSKTSDDAGDGTTTATVLAQAIVNEGVKAVAAGMNPMDLKRGIDKAVIAAVAELKELSVPCADSKAIAQVGTISANSDAHVGEIIATAMDKVGKEGVITVEDGQGLENELDVVEGMQFDRGYLSPYFINNQETGNVELESPFILLVDKKISNIRELLPVLEGLAKAGKPLLIIAEDVEGEALATLVVNNMRGIVKVAAVKAPGFGDRRKAMLQDIAVLTGGTVISEEVGLDLEKATLEDLGTAKRVVINKDNSTIIDGAGDAEMIEGRVGQIRQQIEEASSDYDREKLQERVAKLAGGVAVIKVGAATEVEMKEKKARVEDALHATRAAVEEGVVAGGGTALVRVAAKIAELEGDNEDQNHGIKLALRAMEAPLRQIVTNAGEEASVVANNVRGGEANYGYNAQTGVYGDMIDMGILDPTKVTRSALQFAASVGGLMITTEAMVTDVPQEAAAGGAPDMGGMGGMGGMGGMGGMM; encoded by the coding sequence ATGGCTGCAAAAGAAGTCAAATTTGGTGAAGACGCACGCGTAAAAATGCTGGCTGGTGTAAACGTACTGGCTAACGCAGTAAAAGTTACTCTGGGCCCTAAAGGTCGTAACGTCGTTCTGGATAAGAGCTTCGGTGCACCTACCGTAACTAAAGACGGTGTTTCTGTGGCAAAAGAGATCGAGCTGGAAGACAAGTTCGAAAACATGGGCGCACAGATGGTAAAAGAAGTTTCTTCTAAGACCTCTGATGATGCCGGTGATGGCACCACCACTGCGACAGTACTGGCACAAGCGATCGTCAACGAAGGTGTTAAAGCCGTTGCTGCTGGCATGAATCCAATGGATCTCAAGCGCGGCATCGACAAAGCGGTTATCGCTGCGGTTGCTGAGCTGAAAGAACTCTCTGTACCTTGTGCTGACAGCAAAGCGATTGCTCAGGTAGGTACTATCTCTGCTAACTCTGACGCTCATGTTGGCGAAATCATCGCTACTGCGATGGACAAAGTCGGCAAAGAAGGCGTTATCACAGTTGAAGATGGCCAGGGTCTGGAAAATGAACTGGACGTGGTTGAAGGTATGCAGTTTGACCGTGGCTACCTGTCTCCTTACTTCATCAACAACCAGGAAACTGGCAATGTTGAACTGGAAAGCCCGTTCATCCTGTTAGTTGACAAGAAAATCTCCAACATCCGTGAACTGCTTCCTGTTCTGGAAGGTCTGGCAAAAGCAGGTAAGCCACTGCTGATTATTGCTGAAGACGTTGAAGGCGAAGCGTTGGCAACCTTGGTTGTAAACAACATGCGCGGCATTGTGAAAGTGGCTGCTGTTAAAGCACCTGGCTTCGGTGACCGTCGTAAAGCGATGCTGCAAGATATCGCTGTGTTGACTGGTGGTACGGTTATTTCTGAAGAAGTTGGTTTGGATCTGGAAAAAGCGACATTGGAAGATCTGGGTACAGCTAAGCGTGTGGTTATCAACAAGGATAACTCAACCATTATTGATGGTGCAGGCGACGCTGAGATGATTGAAGGCCGTGTTGGTCAAATTCGTCAGCAAATCGAAGAAGCCTCTTCAGACTACGATCGTGAGAAACTGCAAGAGCGTGTAGCCAAGTTGGCTGGCGGTGTTGCTGTGATCAAAGTGGGCGCAGCGACTGAAGTTGAAATGAAAGAGAAGAAAGCGCGCGTAGAAGATGCATTGCACGCAACTCGCGCAGCCGTAGAAGAGGGCGTGGTTGCCGGTGGTGGTACTGCGCTGGTACGTGTTGCTGCGAAGATCGCCGAGCTGGAAGGCGACAACGAAGATCAGAACCACGGCATCAAGCTGGCTCTGCGTGCGATGGAAGCGCCTCTGCGTCAAATCGTAACTAACGCGGGTGAAGAAGCCTCTGTGGTAGCTAATAACGTACGTGGTGGCGAAGCTAACTACGGCTACAATGCTCAAACCGGCGTTTACGGTGACATGATCGACATGGGTATTCTTGACCCAACTAAGGTAACTCGTTCAGCACTGCAGTTTGCAGCGTCTGTGGGTGGCCTGATGATCACCACCGAAGCGATGGTGACTGACGTACCTCAAGAAGCAGCTGCTGGTGGCGCCCCAGATATGGGCGGCATGGGTGGTATGGGTGGTATGGGTGGCATGGGCGGTATGATGTAA